In a genomic window of Helianthus annuus cultivar XRQ/B chromosome 10, HanXRQr2.0-SUNRISE, whole genome shotgun sequence:
- the LOC110883923 gene encoding caffeic acid 3-O-methyltransferase gives MDSYKMSEEEEEPLRVNQITMGMLLPMVIKTAIELDLFEIMAKIPGGNFSSYDLASSLPRQTHETPLLIERILRFLSSHSVLTSTFIKDEHGDSKNLYGMTTLSYNYVRRQDGTSHASSLLFIYDKVLVNCWYQLKDVVIEGGVPFDKAHGLNAFEYAAKDNRFNEVFNKCMYDKTRIVMKMILERYKGFEGVKEVIDVGGGLGANLELIVSKYPNIKGINLDLPHVIKDAPLYPGVEHVGGDMFQSVPKGDVIFMKWILHDWGDGYCLKVLKNCWAALPEGGKMVVVEAIIPDPESDISYNDEVSKIAIGSDMIMLMANPGGKERTAKEYNVMAIEAGFTSMEIVCRVSTFWIMEFYKSV, from the exons ATGGACTCTTACAAGATGtctgaagaagaggaagagccACTTAGAGTGAATCAAATAACCATGGGAATGCTTCTTCCTATGGTCATTAAAACCGCTATAGAACTCGATCTCTTTGAGATCATGGCAAAGATTCCAGGTGGCAACTTCTCTAGTTATGATCTTGCTTCTAGTCTCCCTAGGCAAACCCACGAAACCCCGTTGTTAATTGAACGGATTCTTCGGTTTCTCTCCAGCCACTCGGTTCTCACATCAACCTTTATAAAGGATGAACATGGAGATTCTAAGAACTTATATGGCATGACAACCTTGTCCTATAACTATGTCCGAAGGCAAGACGGGACGTCGCATGCTTCATCGCTTCTCTTTATCTACGATAAAGTACTTGTTAATtgttg GTACCAACTGAAAGATGTAGTTATTGAGGGAGGGGTCCCATTTGACAAGGCTCATGGGCTAAATGCATTTGAGTATGCTGCAAAAGATAACAGATTCAATGAGGTCTTCAACAAGTGCATGTATGACAAAACAAGAATAGTGATGAAGATGATTCTTGAAAGGTACAAGGGATTTGAAGGAGTCAAAGAAGTGATTGATGTAGGTGGTGGTTTAGGTGCTAACCTTGAGCTTATTGTTTCTAAGTACCCTAATATTAAGGGGATCAACCTTGATCTACCTCATGTCATTAAGGATGCACCTCTTTACCCAG GTGTGGAACATGTCGGAGGAGATATGTTCCAAAGTGTTCCGAAAGGAGATGTTATTTTCATGAAG TGGATACTTCATGACTGGGGTGACGGTTATTGCCTCAAGGTTCTAAAGAACTGTTGGGCGGCATTACCAGAGGGCGgtaagatggtggtggtggaggcgATAATTCCCGACCCTGAAAGTGATATTAGCTACAATGATGAAGTTTCTAAGATCGCAATTGGTAGTGATATGATAATGTTGATGGCTAACCCTGGAGGCAAAGAGCGAACCGCAAAAGAATACAACGTAATGGCCATAGAGGCTGGATTCACTTCTATGGAAATTGTTTGTAGGGTATCTACATTTTGGATCATGGAATTCTACAAGAGCGTTTAA